In Patescibacteria group bacterium, a single window of DNA contains:
- a CDS encoding DNA-3-methyladenine glycosylase, which yields MSERKPMAEHLQLLSQDFFIKESLTVAPALIGCVIETNKDGLVTSGKITETEAYPSHDAASHAFKGKRTPRTEIQFAQGGRLYMYQIMGLHFMTSIVVGEENNADVVFIRSIEPLSGVEKMKERRKYISEDIKRLASGPGMLSVALGLNKDDNGLLVYNNDSKVKIYKDKNYTAEVATGKRINLGIHGATPEEGRAAIEQLWRFFDKNSKFLSR from the coding sequence ATGTCAGAGAGAAAACCTATGGCGGAGCATCTTCAATTGTTGTCTCAAGATTTTTTTATTAAAGAATCACTTACAGTCGCACCTGCATTAATTGGCTGCGTAATTGAAACCAATAAAGATGGACTGGTAACTTCTGGTAAAATTACAGAAACAGAAGCTTATCCATCACACGATGCAGCTTCTCATGCGTTCAAAGGAAAACGTACCCCAAGAACAGAAATACAATTTGCACAAGGAGGACGGTTGTACATGTATCAAATCATGGGTCTTCACTTTATGACATCCATAGTTGTTGGCGAAGAAAATAATGCCGATGTTGTATTTATTCGTTCCATTGAGCCTCTTTCCGGTGTAGAAAAAATGAAAGAAAGAAGAAAATATATTTCAGAAGATATAAAACGTTTAGCATCAGGGCCAGGAATGCTATCTGTTGCACTTGGATTAAATAAAGACGATAACGGTCTTCTTGTTTACAATAACGATTCTAAAGTCAAAATTTATAAAGACAAAAATTACACGGCTGAAGTAGCAACAGGCAAGCGAATTAATTTAGGTATTCATGGTGCAACTCCAGAAGAAGGAAGAGCGGCTATAGAGCAGCTTTGGAGATTTTTTGATAAAAATTCAAAATTTTTAAGCAGATGA